In Astatotilapia calliptera unplaced genomic scaffold, fAstCal1.2 U_scaffold_1, whole genome shotgun sequence, one DNA window encodes the following:
- the otud4 gene encoding OTU domain-containing protein 4 has product MDGGGSMQSIDERGVEKLMDDYLKSIGLHRKKIAKDGSCLFRAVAEQVLHCQSLHTKVRAKCVEFLKQNRDTYEAFIEGDFEDYLCKLQDPQQWVGEVEINALAAMYKRDFLIFQEPGKPAVNITGNNFKDKVQLCFLNGNHYDSVYPISRIKNTALCQSVLYELLYEGVFKVDRSYLGSCQRIGRPADLLSDDCMPACPSSDDSDLDVDEALWVENGTSPTSTKHNQSYRGRGRGLPQRVRRSLNPTLLRNVEYDVWHKSKRAQQKLDYCIAAGMQFTVGDRCQVRLEGTNRLYSAVIKEVPANNQPVTVYIEDLGRKQVVPLWSVRPPSDDSGWSKVGNRDKRLSNGHGGEWEERGRGRGRGKSVGPSSSSGSQAAAPGSGGRTLKQHSWPPQANVEEQGGAKTSRKSVGAAEVAFGLTEEQRLAKEEEERNVALVEIQLRDEHSFPALGSQPGTQGEGGKRKGEKKRSQRNKTKSPVEDVRAPSPSALDKPTPSTPPLTATSTTTTPDTMTSPALPAAKPSDSTPSGLNFVKALMPNASPSVSLPLTSVAPAAKTNTPSYASATAAPGSPPPPAAPPAAKPSPKGEAPLPPSVPSSAFSYSTPVLPAASPTSSSSSKLPPASVHLPKPTTSPPPSSSVPPPTFITPIASPPTAAPGFPAARSSPPITSLLRSQTPPSSSSLIHPSAEVREAPPAPPPTTNSLPNTGGPLMASQAFQSEIPPPEVQTQVSVPSAEEQAESSLPQIQTESQASLPQIMGPPMMLSEPQDQPQSGTEAPVLPQTDLQPHIQTSYPTPVASYPQASLPPPPAQAPHPSQVPHPSLSLSASTIVPQTQTEAPPQQHQSAPESQAPPASEKLSPPHPPHTAPPQPLPGSVPLQQMSQLYQDLLYPGFPQGERGEIAATPNLSSNKSGDDLPTDVNILRFFFNLGVKAYSMPIYPPYLYLVPLQQAHAMQPKPSSRSPSPQCLPSNTPSNTPTNPQEGYPPHQYPPTVAPVPSQYDNQAALDEPPGPAEPSFNQARYPITQPQPPRMPWQQMPARNPSYSVGYLSPPPPYSGPPPSSQGYHPNQGAGVPVYPTAMGPYSPSSLAYQTASTHQELQVSQGAMQQHQLQAINGDTMPGHGNIHISSPLESAAASNIPTTNSNRSVMVPSNYSFKRDPGESLPRAVLLVDPPLNDMPIVALLSDPHFKDISMGAMKGSSSSPGSPSQYRPRKPVHATNVYEQSQRGSYMKPVTMTDNHSVGCSTEDDWEEVEGFKTMVPNYRGQRRPYRGRGGRGGRGRGGYDPTRDVYRSRQERDMGVGYNYIQPNPAHMGWAREKRY; this is encoded by the exons TACTTGAAATCGATCGGTTTGCATCGGAAGAAGATAGCCAAAGACGGGTCCTGTTTGTTtcgggctgtcgccgagcag GTGCTGCATTGCCAAAGCCTTCATACTAAAGTCAGGGCGAAGTGTGTGGAGTTTCTGAAGCAGAACAGAGACACCTATGAGGCG tttattGAAGGTGACTTTGAGGATTACCTGTGCAAGCTTCAGGATCCACAG CAATGGGTGGGAGAGGTGGAGATCAACGCGCTGGCCGCCATGTACAA GAGGGATTTTCTGATCTTCCAGGAGCCCGGCAAGCCAGCCGTCAACATCACAGGCAACAACTTCAAGGACAAG GTGCAGCTGTGCTTCCTGAACGGGAATCACTATGACAGCGTTTATCCCATCAGCCGGATCAAGAACACCGCACTCTGCcagt CCGTCCTGTACGAGCTGCTGTACGAAGGCGTGTTTAAGGTGGACCGCAGCTATTTGGGTTCCTGTCAGCGGATCGGCCGACCCGCCGACCTCCTGAGCGACGACTGCATGCCCGCCTGCCCCAGCAGTGACGACTCCGACCTGGATGTAGACGAGGCGCTGTG GGTGGAAAATGGAACCAGCCCTACCTCCACAAAGCACAACCAAAGCTACAGG ggcCGTGGGCGTGGGCTGCCTCAGAGGGTGAGGCGATCTTTGAACCCAACATTGCTCAGAAATGTGGAGTACGATGTCTGGCACAAGTCCAAGAgag cccAACAGAAGCTGGATTACTGCATCGCTGCTGGGATGCAGTTCACTGTAGGAGACCGctgccag GTTCGTCTCGAGGGAACCAATCGGCTTTACAGCGCCGTCATCAAGGAGGTGCCGGCCAATAACCAGCCAGTGACCGTTTACATAGAAGATCTGGGCAGGAA GCAGGTGGTGCCTTTGTGGAGTGTCCGCCCTCCCAGTGATGACAGCGGGTGGAGCAAGGTGGGCAACCGTGACAAGAGGCTCAGCAACGGGCACGGAGGAG AGTGGGAGGAGCGGGGGAGAGGCCGAGGAAGGGGGAAGTCCGTCGGGCCATCGTCGTCCTCTGGTTCTCAGGCAGCGGCGCCGGGCTCAGGGGGCCGCACGCTGAAGCAGCACTCCTGGCCCCCGCAGGCCAATGTAGAGGAGCAGGGCGGGGCCAAAACCAGCAG GAAGTCCGTGGGTGCGGCGGAGGTGGCGTTCGGCCTGACAGAGGAGCAGCGATTGgccaaagaggaggaggagaggaacgTGGCGTTGGTGGAGATCCAGCTCAGAGACGAGCACAGCTTCCCCGCACTGGGC TCTCAGCCGGGGAcgcagggagagggagggaagaggaaaggagagaagaagcGATCTCAGAGGAACAAGACG AAGAGCCCCGTTGAAGATGTCAGAGCTCCGTCTCCTTCTGCCCTGGACAAACCCACACCCTCCACCCCACCTCTTACAGCAACCTCTACAACCACTACACCTGACACCATGACCAGCCCCGCCCTTCCTGCTGCTAAACCTTCTGACTCCACCCCCTCGGGGCTGAATTTTGTCAAGGCCTTGATGCCAAATGCGAGCCCCTCTGTCAGCCTGCCACTCACTTCTGTAGCTCCGGCtgctaaaacaaacacaccttcCTACGCCTCAGCCACTGCTGCGCCgggctctcctcctcctcctgctgctcctcctgctgctaaacCTTCTCCAAAAGGCGAAGCACCGCTGCCTCCCTCTGTCCCATCATCTGCCTTCTCCTACAGCACCCCCGTTCTCCCCGCAGCTtcacccacctcctcctcatcctctaaACTCCCCCCTGCATCTGTTCATCTTCCTAAGCCAaccacctctcctcctccttcctcctcagtTCCTCCTCCCACTTTCATCACTCCCATTGCTTCCCCACCCACAGCTGCACCAGGCTTCCCCGCCGCCCGCTCCTCTCCACCTATCACTTCTCTCCTCCGCTCTCAGActccaccctcctcctcctccttaatTCATCCTTCAGCTGAAGTCCGGGAGGctccacctgctccacctccAACCACAA atTCTTTACCAAATACTGGAGGCCCTCTGATGGCATCTCAGGCTTTCCAAAGTGAAATTCCTCCACCTGAGGTCCAGACCCAGGTCTCTGTGCCCTCAGCTGAGGAACAAGCAGAGTCTTCTTTACCCCAAATCCAGACTGAAAGTCAGGCTTCTCTACCACAAATCATGGGCCCACCCATGATGCTGAGCGAGCCCCAGGATCAGCCGCAGTCTGGCACAGAGGCACCTGTCCTGCCTCAGACTGACCTCCAGCCCCACATTCAGACCTCTTATCCCACTCCTGTGGCTTCCTACCCCCAGGCctcccttccccccccccccgcccagGCTCCTCACCCTTCCCAGGTCCCACatccctccctttctctctctgcctccaccATTGTTCCCCAGACCCAAACCGAAGCCCCACCACAACAGCACCAGTCTGCACCCGAGTCTCAAGCTCCACCTGCCTCCGAGAAGCTATCCCCACCTCACCCCCCTCATACTGCTCCTCCTCAGCCCCTCCCCGGATCCGTCCCCCTGCAGCAGATGTCCCAGCTCTACCAGGACCTCCTTTATCCCGGATTCCCCCAGGGAGAGAGAGGCGAGATAGCTGCGACTCCAAACCTTTCTTCCAACAAGTCCGGGGACGACCTGCCCACAG ACGTCAACATCTTGAGGTTTTTCTTTAACTTGGGCGTTAAG GCCTACTCCATGCCCATATACCCACCATACCTGTACCTCGTCCCCCTGCAGCAGGCCCATGCCATGCAGCCCAAGCCATCTTCCCGTTCCCCGTCCCCACAGTGCCTTCCCTCTAACACCCCCAGCAACACCCCCACCAACCCGCAGGAGGGCTATCCGCCTCACCAGTACCCTCCCACTGTAGCACCGGTGCCCTCTCAATATGACAACCAGGCTGCGCTCGATGAGCCCCCCGGTCCGGCTGAACCCTCCTTCAACCAGGCCAGGTACCCCATCACCCAGCCACAACCCCCCAGGATGCCATGGCAACAGATGCCTGCACGAAACCCAAGCTACTCAGTTGGGTATCTTTCCCCACCTCCACCGTACTCGGGTCCCCCGCCTTCATCTCAGGGTTACCACCCAAATCAGGGCGCGGGGGTCCCGGTGTACCCCACAGCCATGGGTCCGTACAGCCCCTCCTCTCTGGCATATCAAACTGCATCCACCCACCAGGAGCTCCAGGTGAGCCAGGGGGCGATGCAGCAGCACCAGCTTCAGGCAATCAACGGGGACACGATGCCTGGCCACGGGAACATCCACATCTCCAGTCCTCTGGAGAGCGCCGCTGCGTCTAACATTCCCACTACCAACAGTAACCGATCAGTGATGGTCCCATCCAATTATA GCTTCAAGAGAGATCCGGGGGAGAGTTTGCCACGAGCAGTGCTCCTGGTGGATCCGCCACTTAACGACATGCCCATA GTTGCTCTGCTTTCTGATCCACACTTTAAGGACATCTCCATGGGAGctatgaaaggcagcagcagcagccccgGCTCTCCGTCGCAATACCGTCCCCGGAAACCAGTCCATGCCACCAACGTGTatgaacagagccagaggggcAGCTACATGAAGCCTGTCACCATGACGGACAATCATTCTGTGGGCTGCAGCACGGAGGATGactgggaggaggtggaggggttTAAAACGATGGTGCCAAACTACAGAGGGCAGAGGAGGCcctacagaggaagaggagggagaggaggcagaggaaggGGTGGCTACGATCCAACCAGGGACGTGTACAGGAGTAGACAGGAAAGAGATATGGGGGTAGGGTATAACTATATTCAGCCTAACCCTGCCCACATGGGATGGGCTCGCGAGAAACGGTATTAG
- the abce1 gene encoding ATP-binding cassette sub-family E member 1 encodes MADKNTRIAIVNHDKCKPKKCRQECKKSCPVVRMGKLCIEVTPQSKIVWISESLCIGCGICIKKCPFGALSIVNLPSNLEKETTHRYCANSFKLHRLPIPRPGEVLGLVGTNGIGKSTALKILAGKQKPNLGKFDNPPDWQEILTYFRGSELQNYFTKILEDDLRAIVKPQYVDQIPKTVKGSVGAILSRKDDTDTQDLVCEQLDLSHLRERNVEDLSGGELQRFACAVVCIQRADIFMFDEPSSYLDVKQRLKAAITIRSLITPDRYIIVVEHDLSVLDYLSDFICCLYGVPSAYGVVTMPFSVREGINIFLDGYVPTENLRFRETSLVFKVAETANEEEVKRLRHYQYPDMSKTMGEFTLDIKGGEFTDSEIMVMLGENGTGKTTFIRMLAGGLRPDGGGEIPILNVSYKPQTISPKFKGSVRALLHEKIRDAYTHPQFITDVMKPMQIESIIDQDVQNLSGGELQRVALTLCLGKPADVYLIDEPSAYLDSEQRLMAARVIKRYILHAKKTAFVVEHDFIMATYLADRVIVFDGLPSKKTSANTPQSLLAGMNRFLSLLEITFRRDPNNFRPRINKLNSIKDTEQKKSGNYFFLDD; translated from the exons ATGGCGGATAAGAACACCAGGATCGCCATCGTCAACCATGACAAATGCAAACCTAAGAAATGCCGTCAGGAGTGCAAGAAGAGCTGCCCGGTCGTCCGTATGG GTAAACTGTGTATTGAGGTGACTCCACAGAGTAAGATAGTGTGGATCTCAGAGTCTCTGTGCATAGGCTGTGGCATCTGCATCAAG AAATGTCCGTTTGGAGCACTGTCGATCGTCAACCTTCCCAGCAACCTGGAGAAGGAAACCACACACAGATACTGCGCCAACTCCTTCAAACTGCACCG GCTGCCTATCCCCCGGCCCGGTGAGGTTTTGGGGCTGGTGGGGACCAACGGTATCGGCAAGTCCACAGCTCTGAAAATTCTGGCcggaaaacagaaaccaaacctGGGGAAGTTTGAT AATCCTCCAGACTGGCAGGAGATCCTGACCTACTTCAGAGGGTCCGAGCTGCAGAACTACTTCACCAAAATCCTGGAGGACGATCTGCGGGCCATCGTGAAGCCGCAGTACGTCGACCAGATCCCAAAGACCGTCAAG GGGTCAGTAGGGGCCATCCTGAGCAGGAAAGATGACACAGACACGCAGGACCTTGTCTGCGAACAActtg ATCTGAGTCACCTGCGGGAGAGGAACGTGGAGGATCTGTCCGGAGGAGAGCTGCAGAGGTTCGCCTGTGCTGTCGTCTGCATCCAGAGAGCTGACAT tttcaTGTTTGACGAGCCGTCCAGTTACCTGGATGTTAAACAGAGGCTGAAGGCCGCCATCACCATCCGCTCACTCATCACCCCCGACAG GTACATCATCGTGGTGGAGCACGATCTGAGCGTTCTGGACTACCTGTCGGACTTCATCTGCTGTCTGTACGGAGTCCCGAGCGCCTATGGAGTCGTTACCATGCCCTTCAGCGTCAGAGAGG GTATCAACATCTTCCTGGACGGTTACGTCCCCACGGAGAATCTCAGGTTTCGTGAGACGTCGCTGGTCTTCAAGGTGGCCGAGACGGCCAATGAGGAGGAGGTGAAGAGACTCAGGCATTACCAG tatCCGGACATGTCGAAGACGATGGGCGAGTTCACGCTGGACATCAAAGGAGGAGAGTTTACAGACTCTGAAATCATGGTGATGCTGGGAGAGAACG GCACAGGGAAGACGACCTTCATCAGGATGTTGGCCGGTGGGCTCAGGCCTGACGGAGGAG GCGAGATTCCCATCCTGAACGTCAGCTACAAGCCTCAGACCATCAGCCCCAAGTTCAAG ggCAGCGTCCGAGCTCTGCTGCACGAGAAGATCAGAGACGCCTACACGCACCCGCAGTTCATCACCGACGTCATGAAGCCGATGCAGATCGAGAGCATCATCGACCAGGAT GTGCAGAACCTGTCTGGAGGTGAGCTGCAGAGAGTCGCCCTCACACTCTGTTTGGGAAAACCGGCCGACGTGTACCTCATCGACGAGCCCTCTGCCTACCTGGACTCCGAGCAGCGATTGATGGCCGCCAGAGTCATCAAGAG GTACATCCTCCACGCCAAGAAGACAGCATTCGTGGTGGAGCACGACTTCATCATGGCGACCTACCTGGCAGACAGAGTCATCGTGTTTGACGGGCTTCCCTCCAAGAAGACTTCAGCCAACAC gccTCAGAGTCTGCTGGCTGGGATGAATCGCTTCCTGTCGCTGCTGGAGATCACATTCAGGAGAGATCCGAACAATTTCAGGCCGAGGATCAACAAACTCAACTCCATCAAG GACACGGAACAGAAGAAGAGTGGGAACTATTTCTTCCTGGACGACTAA